The Kitasatospora paranensis genome has a window encoding:
- a CDS encoding DEAD/DEAH box helicase, with protein METTTTTATQAAVPAGLRPTPQPPVPAQPLGTLAPITLHWFQKDAVAAAVREVRNGGRATLVLATGSGKTLIAANCARRLAARGRVLVLVPTIELLEQTAESWSLLGGRRGVAVAACSRQEALESAEAGGRIEAAVTTQAPRIADLVASAKAGEPVTVYATYASMERITAAHQLHGLPAWDLVVIDEAHRTAGAEGRPGRPSTTTRRSRRSAACTSPPPRGSPTTARRRPACPTSPPTARSCPPCAPWTRRRSTARPASPGPSDRASSTATSPTTASWSPSSPTRTCANSSTSPPSPTSAPSAATRNSSGWPCRSRCCARSPTSACAGSSPSTPG; from the coding sequence GTGGAGACCACGACCACCACCGCCACCCAGGCCGCCGTGCCGGCCGGGCTGCGCCCGACCCCGCAGCCGCCCGTGCCCGCCCAGCCGCTCGGCACGCTGGCGCCCATCACGCTGCACTGGTTCCAGAAGGACGCGGTCGCGGCCGCGGTGCGCGAGGTGAGGAACGGGGGCCGGGCGACGCTGGTCCTGGCCACCGGCTCCGGGAAGACGCTGATCGCCGCGAACTGCGCCCGGCGCCTCGCGGCGCGCGGCCGGGTGCTGGTCCTGGTCCCGACGATCGAGCTGCTGGAGCAGACCGCCGAGTCCTGGTCGCTGCTGGGCGGGCGCCGCGGTGTGGCGGTGGCGGCGTGCTCGCGCCAGGAGGCACTGGAGAGCGCGGAGGCGGGCGGGCGGATCGAGGCGGCCGTCACCACCCAGGCCCCGCGCATCGCCGACCTGGTCGCCTCCGCGAAGGCGGGCGAGCCGGTCACCGTCTACGCCACCTACGCCTCCATGGAGCGGATCACCGCCGCACACCAGCTGCACGGCCTTCCCGCGTGGGACCTCGTCGTCATCGACGAGGCCCACCGCACGGCAGGCGCCGAGGGAAGGCCTGGGCGGCCGTCCACGACGACGCGAAGATCCCGGCGAAGCGCCGCCTGTACTTCACCGCCACCCCGCGGATCGCCGACGACCGCACGGCGAAGGCCGGCCTGTCCGACCTCACCGCCGACGGCGAGAAGCTGCCCGCCCTGTGCTCCATGGACTCGGAGGAGATCTACGGCAAGACCTGCTTCACCTGGACCCTCGGACAGGGCATCGAGCACGGCTACCTCGCCGACTACCGCGTCCTGGTCCCCGTCGTCACCGACGAGGACCTGCGCGAACTCCTCAACCTCCCCGCCGTCGCCGACCTCCGCTCCCAGCGCAGCAACGAGGAACTCCTCAGGCTGGCCCTGCAGATCGCGGTGCTGCGCGCGGTCGCCGACCTCGGCCTGCGCCGGGTCATCACCTTCCACTCCCGGGTGA
- a CDS encoding ABC-three component system protein gives MGNVAQAGSHSAAGQMTGYLYQCELALLELARRSWEDASCAVRMEVLDDIEFLDPDSYTPLELIQSKHREAAGPLSEAGKDLWRSVASWIDALEAIAASSSAAMPLLRLVSTQVAPADTFLSMLRSGADRDTRAALARMEKIAGDENGADGTAKDRELFMALTPSQRHQLVDAITVDDGAPVMSDLNPSLAKELGITPSDHAQAALDDIKGWWYGMAVGLLDRKNPQRKRPAVSAQELMCRRDEVLDRYAGKNLPITETLRNLTQAEIAGYEDQLVVNQMRWISLPDPEIAMHLREYHYARAQRSEWLRTFKITPERLGEYEQELHDEWEHVFRRRTRRFHGDMPAPERESLGQAVLDDTMDRAADRPARPGSITAPWIGRGTMHSLADQADTAVPDRAVGWHPDYKDLCKPREETQDQ, from the coding sequence GTGGGCAACGTGGCGCAAGCTGGTTCGCATTCGGCCGCAGGCCAGATGACCGGATACCTCTACCAGTGCGAACTGGCTCTGCTGGAACTCGCGCGCCGTAGCTGGGAAGACGCGTCCTGCGCCGTCCGGATGGAAGTCCTCGACGACATCGAGTTCCTGGACCCTGACAGCTACACCCCGCTGGAACTGATCCAGTCCAAACACCGCGAAGCAGCCGGCCCGTTGAGCGAAGCCGGAAAGGATCTCTGGCGCTCGGTCGCCTCATGGATCGATGCCCTGGAAGCCATCGCAGCCTCCTCGAGCGCAGCGATGCCGCTGCTGCGCCTGGTCTCGACCCAGGTCGCTCCCGCCGACACCTTTCTCTCCATGCTCCGCTCCGGAGCCGACCGGGACACTCGTGCCGCACTGGCCCGGATGGAGAAGATCGCCGGGGACGAGAACGGCGCGGACGGCACGGCGAAAGACCGCGAACTGTTCATGGCACTGACTCCGTCGCAGCGCCACCAACTGGTCGACGCCATCACGGTCGATGACGGCGCCCCGGTGATGTCGGACCTGAACCCTAGTCTGGCCAAAGAGCTGGGGATCACACCGAGCGACCACGCTCAAGCCGCTCTCGACGACATCAAAGGGTGGTGGTACGGCATGGCTGTCGGCCTGCTGGACCGCAAGAACCCCCAGCGCAAGCGACCTGCGGTCAGCGCCCAGGAGCTCATGTGCCGCAGGGACGAAGTCCTCGACCGGTACGCCGGAAAGAACCTGCCGATCACTGAGACCCTGCGCAACCTCACCCAGGCCGAGATCGCCGGCTACGAGGACCAACTCGTCGTGAACCAGATGCGATGGATCAGCTTGCCCGATCCGGAGATCGCCATGCACCTGCGCGAGTACCACTACGCACGCGCCCAGCGCTCCGAATGGCTGCGCACCTTCAAGATCACACCCGAGCGGCTCGGTGAGTACGAGCAGGAACTGCACGACGAGTGGGAGCACGTCTTCCGCCGTCGCACCCGCCGCTTCCACGGCGACATGCCCGCACCCGAACGCGAGTCCCTCGGCCAGGCCGTACTGGACGACACCATGGACAGGGCCGCCGACAGACCCGCCCGCCCCGGCAGCATCACCGCGCCGTGGATCGGCCGCGGCACCATGCACAGCCTGGCCGACCAAGCGGACACCGCGGTCCCGGACCGTGCCGTCGGTTGGCACCCGGACTACAAGGACCTGTGCAAGCCCCGGGAAGAGACGCAGGACCAGTGA
- a CDS encoding DUF3732 domain-containing protein: MQLLALAMYHRDGGTAPRVLRFRPGALNIITGESETGKSEVLDIVDYCLGRRTPNLPDEPIDQTVGWYALLVVFGDGSRMVLARPRPAGASTLHAMVQTGDSRLDVPAIGELVPNSNVAALRSEVSARLGIEDFRFQPPAGAGRNAFDVSIAHAALLCFQNQNEIADKKALFHRQTETGMTQTLKDTLPYFLGAAGPEQALRRHHLTEAARAQRAAQRKYDDALRHQAATDANGLALVRLAQNEGLLTDVPAAPNTTQVVDLLQQALAASPRTAAPLNLSDRRQGLNDERRTLRDQLQEYDEALAAVDRWQQQGRAFTGELHLQLDRLKTLALLGPEHQHDTSICPMCTQPLPQPDPSAQDIAELTGQLAEELAHAQTLQPVREEHRRTLRAERDGVAERLRLNGVQLRELMASDERMRNLQEQNLRIAHIQGRIAEALTRTGSDSDISRLRHNLALAEEQTAALQVLADEDDVAAETERCLAAIATDMTAWAKRLDLGQAADATEVSISLNLLNVVVRRPAGRLPLTRIGSAKNWIGYHLVAHLALHTYLRRNDRPVPGFLMLDQPTQAFFPERPRDASKIQDADWATVTAYFTLLNEVAQLNEGSLQIIVSDHANLPDSWFQDAVIANWRPDEDGNRNALIPPGWLG; the protein is encoded by the coding sequence ATGCAGCTGCTCGCCCTGGCCATGTACCACCGAGACGGCGGGACAGCCCCGAGAGTCCTGCGTTTCCGTCCCGGGGCGCTGAACATCATCACGGGTGAGTCCGAGACCGGGAAGTCCGAGGTGCTCGACATCGTCGACTACTGCCTCGGACGAAGGACACCGAACCTGCCCGACGAGCCGATCGACCAGACTGTCGGCTGGTACGCACTCCTCGTCGTCTTCGGCGACGGGAGCCGCATGGTCCTGGCCCGGCCCCGTCCCGCCGGCGCCTCCACACTCCACGCCATGGTGCAGACCGGCGACAGCCGACTCGATGTCCCCGCGATCGGCGAACTCGTCCCCAACTCCAATGTGGCGGCTCTGCGCAGTGAGGTCAGCGCCCGGCTCGGGATCGAGGACTTCCGTTTCCAGCCACCTGCCGGCGCCGGGCGTAATGCCTTCGACGTCTCGATCGCCCACGCGGCCCTGCTCTGCTTCCAGAACCAGAACGAGATCGCCGATAAGAAAGCGCTGTTCCACCGGCAGACCGAAACTGGAATGACGCAGACGCTCAAAGACACGCTGCCTTACTTCCTCGGGGCCGCGGGCCCCGAACAAGCCCTGCGGCGCCACCACCTCACGGAAGCGGCCCGTGCCCAGCGTGCGGCGCAACGCAAGTACGACGACGCCCTGCGCCACCAAGCCGCAACCGACGCCAACGGGCTCGCCTTGGTGCGCCTCGCGCAGAATGAGGGACTGCTCACCGACGTTCCCGCCGCACCGAACACCACCCAGGTCGTCGATCTTCTGCAGCAGGCACTGGCCGCCTCGCCGCGAACCGCAGCACCGCTCAACCTGTCCGACCGGCGTCAGGGACTGAACGACGAACGCCGCACGCTGCGCGATCAGCTCCAGGAGTACGACGAGGCCCTGGCGGCAGTCGACCGATGGCAGCAGCAGGGGCGCGCCTTCACCGGGGAACTCCACCTCCAGCTTGACCGCCTCAAGACGCTCGCCCTGCTCGGCCCCGAGCACCAGCACGACACGAGCATCTGCCCGATGTGTACCCAGCCTCTTCCGCAACCCGACCCGTCGGCCCAGGACATCGCCGAACTCACCGGCCAACTGGCCGAGGAACTTGCCCACGCACAGACTCTGCAGCCCGTTCGTGAAGAGCACCGGCGCACTTTGCGGGCCGAACGCGACGGCGTCGCCGAACGCCTGCGGCTCAACGGAGTGCAACTGCGAGAACTGATGGCCAGCGACGAACGGATGCGCAACCTGCAGGAACAGAACCTCCGCATCGCGCACATCCAGGGACGGATCGCCGAAGCCCTCACCCGTACTGGTTCGGACAGCGACATCAGCAGGCTGCGCCACAACCTGGCTTTGGCCGAGGAACAGACCGCCGCGCTCCAAGTCCTCGCGGATGAGGACGACGTGGCCGCCGAGACCGAACGCTGCCTGGCCGCTATCGCCACCGACATGACGGCGTGGGCGAAACGCCTCGACCTCGGACAGGCCGCAGACGCGACAGAGGTGAGCATCAGTCTCAACCTGCTCAACGTCGTCGTCAGGCGCCCGGCCGGCCGACTGCCCCTCACCCGGATCGGCAGTGCCAAGAACTGGATCGGCTACCACCTTGTGGCCCATCTCGCCCTGCACACCTATCTGCGGCGCAACGACCGGCCGGTGCCCGGTTTCCTCATGCTCGACCAGCCCACTCAGGCGTTCTTCCCCGAGAGGCCGCGCGACGCCTCGAAGATCCAGGACGCCGACTGGGCCACCGTCACCGCCTACTTCACCCTCCTCAACGAGGTGGCACAACTCAACGAGGGCAGCCTCCAGATCATCGTCAGCGATCACGCCAACCTGCCCGACAGCTGGTTCCAGGACGCGGTCATCGCCAACTGGCGCCCCGACGAGGACGGGAACCGAAACGCCCTCATTCCCCCGGGGTGGCTCGGCTGA
- a CDS encoding helicase associated domain-containing protein: protein MARPDASHDPRGRAAPERIEALNSTDPCWNPAWSIDWQYNCARLRRCLATGDWRLTYQVAAETNLSLGAWLDHQIEQNHILEPGQLAQLALLARQYPDLHPHALLLFRQTTGPAMSFARGLSAARRFLRREGHLQVPDGHVEVVGTDHVRLDIWIDQRRYDAAQLTSQQAAALDALGLPVVPRFLEPELPEVA, encoded by the coding sequence GTGGCTCGACCAGATGCGAGCCATGACCCGCGAGGACGAGCTGCCCCCGAACGCATCGAGGCGCTGAACTCCACCGACCCTTGCTGGAATCCGGCCTGGAGCATCGACTGGCAGTACAACTGCGCCCGGCTGCGGCGCTGCCTCGCCACCGGCGACTGGCGGCTCACGTACCAGGTCGCTGCCGAGACGAACCTCTCACTGGGGGCGTGGCTGGACCACCAGATCGAGCAGAACCACATCCTGGAGCCGGGGCAGCTCGCCCAACTGGCTCTCCTGGCACGCCAGTACCCGGACCTTCACCCCCATGCCCTGCTGCTGTTTCGGCAGACCACCGGCCCGGCGATGAGCTTCGCGCGCGGACTGAGCGCCGCGCGCAGGTTCCTCCGACGCGAAGGCCACCTTCAGGTTCCCGACGGACATGTCGAGGTCGTCGGTACCGACCACGTCAGACTGGACATTTGGATCGACCAGCGCCGGTACGACGCCGCCCAGCTCACCTCCCAACAGGCCGCAGCGCTCGACGCGCTCGGCCTGCCAGTTGTGCCTCGGTTCCTGGAACCGGAGCTCCCCGAAGTCGCCTGA
- a CDS encoding Helicase associated domain protein: MRHRQDRHRPGQRRHLHPHGNILVLAPSQDLVAQTAREWDRGRPDEKHIAVCALPPSGRGALCIPFTTSPAEPARRVADHSGPTIVFSTYQSLPAIVEAHRRHGLPEWALAVADEAHHTTGSLDKSWGDIHDDAQIPAQRRLYMTATPRRWSHPKSRKPGAYKQPLASMDNPALFGPVVFRLELAEAIAQGILADYRVVVPVISAEDLHDILTTAETTPHLDGLRLAAMQVGLLRAIQDYRLSRVLTFHRLIAAARTFARTLPRTATAFTQGGQPMQLWAAAVDSRQPRSERNTKLWRFAGSSWQSRTALLPGQSHTHILSSVRCLGEGVDMPEADAVLFADPKRSVVDIIQTLGRALRQPPGSGKIATLIIPVYIRPGQTTREAMESSDFRDLWAILDGLRTADSKFYTRLRRGSGRRSEDPVLTEPERPDEIADVLSLRAHQFQGDGWNSGYEAAMRFYEEHGHLEVPTDHRDSAGVHLGSWIGEQRNRYAEGTLDPDQAFALYALRISWPHPPGSFEHNLALARDFATAHHTLAVHAGTPDVDAGLARWLDQMRAMTREDELPPNASRR; encoded by the coding sequence CTGCGGCACCGGCAAGACCGTCATCGCCCGGGCCAGCGCCGACACCTACACCCCCACGGCAACATCCTCGTGCTCGCCCCCAGCCAGGATCTGGTGGCGCAGACAGCACGCGAGTGGGACCGCGGCCGCCCGGACGAGAAGCACATCGCGGTCTGCGCCTTGCCCCCGTCCGGCCGAGGCGCCCTGTGCATCCCGTTCACCACCAGCCCGGCCGAACCCGCCCGCCGTGTCGCCGACCACAGCGGCCCGACCATCGTCTTCTCCACCTACCAGTCCCTGCCTGCGATCGTCGAGGCTCACCGCCGCCACGGCTTGCCGGAGTGGGCCCTCGCCGTCGCTGACGAGGCCCATCACACCACCGGCAGTCTCGACAAGAGCTGGGGTGACATCCACGATGATGCCCAGATCCCCGCGCAGCGCCGCCTCTACATGACGGCGACGCCACGCCGCTGGAGCCACCCGAAGTCCAGAAAACCCGGCGCGTACAAGCAACCACTGGCATCGATGGACAATCCCGCACTGTTCGGACCCGTCGTCTTCCGCCTCGAACTGGCCGAAGCCATCGCCCAGGGCATCCTCGCCGACTACCGCGTCGTCGTCCCCGTGATCAGCGCGGAGGACCTGCACGACATCCTCACCACGGCCGAGACCACCCCTCACCTGGACGGACTGCGCCTGGCAGCCATGCAAGTGGGACTGCTGCGCGCCATACAGGACTACCGCCTCAGCCGTGTCCTGACGTTCCACCGCCTGATTGCGGCCGCTCGCACCTTCGCCCGGACCCTGCCGCGCACCGCCACGGCTTTCACCCAGGGCGGCCAGCCGATGCAACTGTGGGCTGCCGCTGTCGACAGCCGCCAGCCCCGCTCCGAGCGCAACACCAAGCTCTGGCGTTTCGCGGGAAGTTCCTGGCAGAGCCGCACCGCCCTCCTGCCCGGACAGTCCCACACGCACATTCTCAGCAGCGTCAGATGCCTGGGCGAAGGCGTCGACATGCCCGAAGCCGACGCGGTGCTGTTCGCCGACCCCAAACGCAGCGTCGTCGACATCATCCAGACCCTCGGCCGCGCCCTGCGCCAGCCGCCAGGCAGCGGCAAGATCGCCACACTGATCATCCCCGTGTACATCCGCCCGGGACAAACCACCCGTGAGGCCATGGAGTCCTCCGACTTCCGCGACCTGTGGGCCATCCTGGACGGGCTGCGCACCGCTGACAGCAAGTTCTACACCCGCCTGCGCCGCGGCTCTGGCCGCCGCTCCGAGGACCCGGTCCTGACCGAGCCCGAGCGCCCCGACGAGATCGCCGACGTACTCTCCCTGCGAGCCCACCAGTTCCAGGGCGACGGCTGGAACAGCGGCTACGAGGCCGCCATGCGCTTCTACGAGGAGCACGGCCATCTCGAAGTCCCCACCGACCACCGGGACTCCGCCGGCGTCCACCTCGGCTCCTGGATCGGCGAACAGCGCAACCGCTATGCCGAGGGCACCCTCGACCCCGACCAGGCCTTCGCCCTGTACGCGCTGCGCATCTCCTGGCCCCACCCACCTGGCAGCTTCGAACACAACCTCGCCCTGGCCCGCGACTTCGCCACCGCCCACCACACCCTCGCAGTCCACGCCGGTACCCCCGACGTGGACGCCGGCCTGGCCCGGTGGCTCGACCAGATGCGAGCCATGACCCGCGAGGACGAGCTGCCCCCGAACGCATCGAGGCGCTGA
- a CDS encoding helix-turn-helix transcriptional regulator → MSEIFAAVDALLARARDGGDLPEPAERERLRKAAGLTQVEVAEALQTRRETFAKWENGTAQPRAPKRGAYAFLLAGLADIHGTQGPDGWLTLARQARPHDTAHQPDTQGSESLMDRKTYTAELAGLRELRTEITAAEKLVAAAQKELDKLTAQRARRVAGLAGYEGAQAPAIAKASGLSLGDVVRIAPLLDPTPAAVRAAKADDRAAAAVPAPAPVAEPVVEPVAAVAPALTRPAAVLEQPTPAAPPVEAPTEAEHQAVVEQPAPAAPAVPAAPVAPVAVGPRELPALPEGPAGARFEAVTTGLVSKRPNFTQQARSTVFLDAATGELAVRDRVVRLDLGTRTPGEILDAVLATAPGTERIYITAGAPWHDGAERYSTLKDAVAAWLNTPSERWTTAVGSGRDKLAGHFVHQRQPVGRYAPAASPDGPVTEIRSMGEWFDPDGADVVTCRQAFTLLWQALRRHWDDAVLMGSPSQTGRDLWSRTIPTTGKWAGGYPVLSEELRGLLHATGGQGRTELILPPRVPEQLPALVEYDRTFAYAKHLWKSPVGVPRRITAAAFAAMTEAEQVKALMSCSHWNVRVTVPAGWNHVGLLPAPVTGDRAWVYPSEPGATFTTWAGGAEVHLALSNHLGPWKVEILGGLLFEDGKPLDEWGKRLKAAWADLTNLSKLHADERQRQAAYLASRAVRSVLLFGLGGFAQRPRLVSGTTPVGEALPAGVEILGQAGDVVTWQRQAGFSRDPYAHPEWAAYVWSGARAALLDMKYRHGKEVIGHAGALHAKPGTVVYFGTDGIALTERQPWPYRGEPGDYLLKGHLTGPVEHPASQEEYLKLRGLGRAELVATEKGTDL, encoded by the coding sequence ATGTCTGAGATCTTCGCGGCGGTGGACGCGCTGCTGGCCAGGGCCCGGGACGGTGGTGACCTGCCGGAACCGGCCGAGCGGGAGCGGCTGCGCAAGGCCGCCGGCCTCACCCAGGTCGAGGTGGCCGAGGCGCTGCAGACACGGCGCGAGACGTTCGCCAAGTGGGAGAACGGCACCGCGCAGCCGCGCGCCCCGAAGCGCGGTGCCTATGCGTTCCTCCTCGCCGGTCTGGCTGACATTCACGGCACCCAGGGCCCCGACGGCTGGCTCACCCTGGCCCGTCAGGCCCGCCCCCACGACACTGCCCACCAGCCCGACACCCAGGGGAGTGAGTCGCTGATGGACCGGAAGACGTACACCGCCGAGCTCGCCGGCCTGCGCGAGCTGCGCACCGAGATCACGGCCGCCGAGAAGCTGGTCGCGGCCGCGCAGAAGGAGCTGGACAAGCTCACCGCCCAGCGTGCGCGCAGGGTGGCCGGGCTCGCGGGGTACGAGGGCGCGCAGGCGCCGGCCATCGCGAAGGCCTCGGGCCTGTCGCTCGGCGACGTCGTGCGGATCGCCCCGCTGCTGGACCCGACCCCGGCCGCCGTCCGCGCCGCCAAGGCCGACGACCGGGCCGCCGCCGCTGTGCCCGCCCCGGCGCCCGTGGCCGAGCCGGTCGTCGAGCCCGTCGCCGCGGTTGCCCCGGCGCTGACCCGCCCGGCTGCCGTACTCGAGCAGCCGACCCCGGCCGCCCCGCCCGTCGAGGCGCCGACCGAGGCCGAGCACCAGGCCGTCGTCGAGCAGCCCGCCCCGGCTGCGCCCGCTGTCCCGGCGGCTCCGGTTGCTCCGGTCGCTGTCGGCCCGCGTGAGCTGCCCGCCCTTCCCGAGGGCCCGGCCGGTGCCCGGTTCGAGGCGGTGACGACCGGCCTGGTGTCCAAACGCCCGAACTTCACACAGCAGGCCCGCTCGACGGTGTTCCTGGACGCGGCGACCGGCGAGCTGGCGGTGCGCGACCGCGTGGTGCGCCTCGACCTCGGCACCCGCACTCCCGGGGAGATCCTCGACGCGGTCCTGGCGACCGCGCCGGGCACGGAGCGCATCTACATCACCGCCGGTGCCCCGTGGCACGACGGCGCCGAGCGCTACTCCACGCTCAAGGACGCGGTCGCCGCGTGGCTGAACACCCCGTCCGAGCGCTGGACGACCGCGGTCGGCTCGGGCCGGGACAAGCTGGCCGGGCACTTCGTCCACCAGCGCCAGCCGGTCGGCCGCTACGCCCCCGCCGCCTCCCCGGACGGGCCGGTCACGGAGATCCGGTCCATGGGGGAGTGGTTCGACCCGGACGGCGCCGACGTCGTCACCTGCCGCCAGGCGTTCACGCTGCTGTGGCAGGCGCTGCGCCGGCACTGGGACGACGCGGTGCTGATGGGTTCGCCGTCGCAGACCGGCCGGGACCTGTGGTCGCGCACCATCCCGACCACGGGCAAGTGGGCCGGGGGCTACCCGGTGCTGTCCGAGGAGTTGCGGGGTCTGCTGCACGCGACGGGAGGGCAGGGCCGGACCGAGCTGATCCTGCCGCCCCGGGTGCCGGAGCAGCTGCCCGCCCTCGTCGAGTACGACCGCACGTTCGCCTATGCAAAGCACCTGTGGAAGTCCCCGGTCGGTGTCCCGCGCCGGATTACGGCGGCTGCGTTCGCGGCGATGACGGAGGCCGAGCAGGTCAAGGCGCTGATGTCCTGCTCGCACTGGAACGTGCGCGTCACGGTCCCGGCCGGGTGGAACCACGTCGGCCTGCTCCCGGCCCCGGTCACCGGGGACCGCGCCTGGGTCTACCCGTCCGAGCCCGGCGCCACGTTCACCACCTGGGCGGGTGGCGCGGAGGTCCACCTCGCCCTGTCGAACCACCTGGGGCCGTGGAAGGTCGAGATTCTCGGCGGCCTGCTCTTCGAGGACGGCAAGCCGCTCGACGAGTGGGGCAAGCGCCTGAAGGCCGCGTGGGCGGACCTGACCAACCTCTCCAAGCTGCACGCAGACGAGCGCCAGCGGCAGGCCGCCTACCTCGCCTCCCGTGCGGTCCGCTCGGTGCTGCTGTTCGGCCTGGGCGGCTTCGCCCAGCGCCCGCGCCTGGTCTCCGGCACCACCCCGGTCGGCGAGGCGCTCCCGGCCGGGGTCGAGATCCTCGGCCAGGCGGGCGACGTGGTCACCTGGCAGCGGCAGGCCGGGTTCTCCCGCGACCCCTACGCCCACCCGGAGTGGGCGGCGTACGTGTGGTCGGGAGCGCGGGCGGCGCTGCTGGACATGAAGTACCGCCACGGCAAGGAGGTCATCGGCCACGCCGGCGCCCTCCACGCGAAGCCCGGCACGGTCGTGTACTTCGGTACGGACGGCATCGCGCTGACGGAGCGCCAGCCCTGGCCGTACCGCGGGGAGCCGGGCGACTACCTCCTCAAGGGCCACCTGACCGGGCCGGTCGAGCACCCGGCCAGCCAGGAGGAGTACCTGAAGCTGCGCGGCCTGGGCCGCGCCGAACTCGTCGCCACCGAGAAGGGGACTGACCTGTGA
- a CDS encoding helix-turn-helix domain containing protein encodes MSPADPQNPNEAARLTQELLDRGYTKRKVARMLGRDASLVSQFFTKGKGASMVGALRQLVRAVRGGERDEEALSAVAEANTKRRTTKTGQRARVRGKDTVGEAGGSMAGRAGRQAIKSGASHLAPVVHETGQAGGRLAFTVRMKADQYVYSAGSEKDSGGIRRGFVPRADGTEERTYGSASTGGFDAGEWSQRVADHHGDVTEAMREWLVETGRAVADADIAYLEVRGWIPEEQ; translated from the coding sequence GTGAGCCCCGCCGATCCGCAGAACCCGAACGAGGCCGCGCGCCTGACCCAGGAGCTGCTCGACCGGGGCTACACCAAGCGGAAGGTCGCCAGGATGCTAGGCCGCGACGCGAGCCTGGTGTCTCAGTTCTTCACCAAGGGCAAGGGCGCGAGCATGGTCGGCGCGCTGCGCCAGCTGGTGCGTGCGGTGCGGGGCGGCGAGCGGGACGAGGAGGCCCTGTCCGCCGTGGCAGAGGCGAACACCAAGCGGCGCACCACCAAGACCGGTCAGAGGGCCCGGGTGCGGGGCAAGGACACGGTCGGCGAGGCGGGCGGCAGCATGGCCGGCCGGGCCGGCAGGCAGGCCATCAAGTCCGGCGCGTCCCACCTCGCGCCGGTCGTTCATGAGACAGGCCAAGCCGGCGGCCGGTTGGCGTTCACCGTCCGGATGAAGGCCGACCAGTACGTGTACTCGGCGGGGTCGGAGAAGGACTCCGGCGGCATCCGCCGCGGCTTCGTCCCGCGCGCGGACGGCACCGAGGAGCGCACCTACGGCTCCGCCAGCACCGGCGGGTTCGACGCTGGCGAGTGGTCCCAGCGGGTCGCGGACCACCACGGTGACGTCACCGAGGCGATGAGGGAGTGGCTGGTGGAGACCGGCCGGGCCGTCGCCGATGCCGACATCGCCTACCTGGAGGTCCGCGGCTGGATCCCCGAGGAGCAGTAG
- a CDS encoding three component ABC system middle component codes for MTTTPHHRVPEAEALFNPAFGAYLLASSVHAAVKKVEGPLPWPSAFLVLPLVLPEDTRRSLPGKSTVTLMAWAHANPRHQAAFAERAAALTDYTRASLRTALRHQAIGTSPQGLTCPRAPKPSSQAPGEEVAECARAAVLVGRWLATTDPARAFTVLGVRP; via the coding sequence GTGACCACGACCCCTCATCACCGCGTTCCCGAGGCAGAAGCCCTCTTCAACCCCGCCTTCGGCGCCTATCTCCTGGCCAGCAGCGTCCACGCCGCGGTCAAGAAGGTGGAAGGCCCTCTGCCGTGGCCCAGCGCCTTCCTCGTCCTCCCGCTCGTCCTTCCAGAGGACACCCGACGCTCACTGCCGGGTAAGTCCACTGTGACCCTCATGGCCTGGGCCCACGCCAACCCGCGCCACCAGGCGGCCTTCGCCGAACGAGCTGCCGCACTGACCGACTACACCCGCGCCAGCCTGCGCACCGCCCTGCGCCATCAGGCCATAGGCACCAGTCCGCAAGGCCTGACATGCCCCCGCGCTCCGAAACCTTCCTCGCAAGCCCCCGGCGAGGAGGTCGCCGAATGCGCACGCGCCGCCGTACTAGTCGGCCGCTGGCTTGCCACGACAGACCCGGCTCGCGCCTTCACCGTTCTCGGCGTCCGTCCCTGA